The Castor canadensis chromosome 13, mCasCan1.hap1v2, whole genome shotgun sequence genome has a window encoding:
- the LOC109679399 gene encoding mitochondrial import inner membrane translocase subunit Tim9, producing MAAQIPESDQIKQFKEFLGTYNKLTETCFLDCVKDFTTREVKPEEITCSEHCLQKYLKMTQRISMRFQEYHIQQNEALAAKAGLLGQPR from the coding sequence ATGGCTGCGCAAATACCAGAGTCTGATCAGATAAAACAGTTTAAGGAATTCCTTGGAACCTACAACAAACTTACTGAAACCTGCTTTTTGGATTGTGTTAAAGACTTCACAACAAGAGAAGTAAAACCTGAAGAGATCACCTGTTCAGAACATTGCCTACAGAAGTACttaaaaatgacacaaagaaTATCAATGAGATTTCAGGAATATCATATTCAGCAGAATGAAGCCCTGGCAGCCAAAGCAGGACTCCTTGGCCAACCACGATAG